A single window of Cellulomonas sp. NTE-D12 DNA harbors:
- the argJ gene encoding bifunctional glutamate N-acetyltransferase/amino-acid acetyltransferase ArgJ: protein MTDHLADALVGTSPGTSPGVTAPAGFRASGVVAGLKPSGRPDLALVVNDGPAQVGAGVFTTNRVVGHPVVWSRQVVSDGVVSAVVLNSGSANVCTGPEGFVHVHETAEKVGDVLGISSGDVVVASTGVIGQPVPIDALLAGVDTAAAALSTDGGLAAATAIMTTDTVAKTAHVSVETPDGTWTVGGMAKGAGMLAPALATMLVVLTTDAQVDAGGLRTALQGATRSTFDRVDSDGCMSTSDTVVLLASGASGVLPDYVQFADAVRQVSASLARQLVADAEGASHDLAVHVVGASSEAAAVAVGRAVTRSNLVKTAVFGNDPNWGRVLAQIGTVPESVAPFAPDQVDVTVNGVQVCRAGGAWADRAGVDLASNREVHIEIDLHAGTADATVWTNDLTHGYVHENSAYTT from the coding sequence GTGACGGACCATCTCGCCGACGCCCTGGTCGGCACCAGCCCGGGCACCTCACCCGGCGTGACGGCGCCCGCCGGGTTCCGCGCGTCGGGCGTGGTCGCCGGGCTCAAGCCCTCCGGCCGGCCTGACCTCGCCCTGGTGGTGAACGACGGGCCGGCGCAGGTCGGCGCCGGGGTGTTCACCACCAACCGCGTGGTGGGGCACCCCGTGGTGTGGTCGCGGCAGGTCGTCAGCGACGGTGTCGTGTCGGCCGTCGTGCTCAACTCCGGCTCGGCGAACGTGTGCACCGGTCCCGAGGGTTTCGTGCACGTGCACGAGACCGCCGAGAAGGTGGGCGACGTGCTCGGAATCTCGTCCGGCGACGTCGTGGTGGCGTCGACGGGTGTGATCGGCCAGCCCGTCCCGATCGACGCGCTGCTCGCCGGGGTCGACACGGCGGCTGCGGCGTTGTCGACCGACGGCGGCCTCGCGGCGGCCACGGCGATCATGACCACGGACACGGTGGCCAAGACGGCGCACGTCTCGGTCGAGACGCCGGACGGCACGTGGACCGTCGGGGGCATGGCCAAGGGCGCGGGCATGCTCGCTCCGGCCCTCGCCACGATGCTCGTGGTGCTCACCACCGACGCCCAGGTCGACGCGGGCGGCCTGCGCACCGCCCTCCAGGGTGCGACCCGGAGCACCTTCGACCGGGTGGACTCCGACGGCTGCATGTCGACGTCCGACACGGTGGTGCTGCTCGCATCGGGTGCCTCCGGCGTCCTGCCGGACTACGTCCAGTTCGCCGACGCCGTGCGGCAGGTGTCCGCCTCGCTGGCCCGGCAGCTCGTGGCCGATGCGGAGGGCGCAAGCCACGACCTTGCCGTGCACGTCGTCGGCGCGTCGTCCGAGGCGGCCGCGGTGGCCGTCGGACGCGCGGTCACGCGGTCGAACCTGGTGAAGACCGCCGTCTTCGGCAACGACCCCAACTGGGGACGCGTGCTGGCGCAGATCGGCACGGTGCCGGAGTCCGTCGCGCCGTTCGCCCCGGACCAGGTCGACGTGACGGTCAACGGGGTGCAGGTGTGCCGCGCCGGCGGCGCCTGGGCCGACCGCGCCGGCGTCGACCTCGCCTCGAACCGCGAGGTCCACATCGAGATCGACCTGCACGCCGGCACGGCCGACGCGACGGTGTGGACCAACGACCTGACCCACGGCTACGTCCATGAGAACAGCGCGTACACCACATGA
- a CDS encoding arginine repressor has protein sequence MTTTSVPSTKAARQALITALLARQQVHSQVELAELLAAEGVTVTQATLSRDLVELQAVKVRHQGTLVYAVPVEGGGRATLQAESTEVLAARLARLSAELVVTAEASGPLVVLRTPPGGAQFLASAIDHSTMPGVLGTIAGDDTVLVIAAESDTGAAVAQRFLDLAAGRDSTRDFARDKDVM, from the coding sequence ATGACCACCACGTCGGTGCCGTCGACGAAGGCCGCTCGACAGGCGCTGATCACGGCGCTGCTGGCACGGCAGCAGGTCCACTCCCAGGTGGAGCTCGCCGAGCTGCTCGCCGCCGAGGGCGTCACGGTGACGCAGGCGACCCTGTCCCGCGACCTGGTCGAGCTGCAGGCCGTGAAGGTGCGCCACCAGGGCACCCTCGTCTACGCCGTGCCGGTCGAGGGCGGCGGCCGCGCGACCCTGCAGGCCGAGAGCACCGAGGTCCTGGCCGCCCGGCTGGCTCGGCTCTCCGCCGAGCTCGTCGTCACGGCAGAGGCGTCCGGCCCCCTCGTCGTGCTGCGCACGCCGCCCGGCGGTGCGCAGTTCCTCGCATCGGCGATCGACCACTCGACCATGCCGGGCGTGCTCGGCACGATCGCAGGCGACGACACCGTCCTGGTGATCGCCGCCGAGTCGGACACCGGCGCGGCGGTGGCCCAGCGGTTCCTCGACCTCGCGGCAGGGCGTGACTCCACGCGAGACTTCGCACGAGACAAGGACGTGATGTGA
- the argF gene encoding ornithine carbamoyltransferase, translating into MMAHFLRDDDLTPAQQTEVLRLGLELRTDRFARRPLEGPRAVAVIFDKPTLRTQVSFTTGVAELGGYPVVVDGNLAQIGVRESIADTARVLGRQVAAIVWRTHAQARIEEMAAEAGVPVVNALTDDFHPCQVLADLLTVAQHRGGVGELPGRTLTYIGDGSNNMAHSYLLGGATAGLHVRIGTPQEYGPAAEVLAAAQGVAAVTGGSVTVVHDRAEAVAGADVVATDTWVSMGQEGESQQRQLPFVPFQLDAATLALAAPDALVLHCLPAYRGKEVTAEVLDGPQSVVWDEAENRLHAQKALLTYLLQGHA; encoded by the coding sequence CTGATGGCGCACTTCCTTCGTGACGACGACCTCACGCCGGCCCAGCAGACCGAGGTCCTGCGGCTGGGCCTCGAGCTGCGCACCGACCGGTTCGCGCGGCGGCCGCTCGAGGGACCGCGGGCCGTCGCCGTGATCTTCGACAAGCCGACGCTGCGCACGCAGGTGTCGTTCACCACGGGCGTCGCCGAGCTGGGCGGCTACCCCGTGGTCGTCGACGGGAACCTGGCACAGATCGGCGTTCGTGAGTCCATCGCGGACACCGCGCGGGTGCTGGGCCGCCAGGTCGCGGCCATCGTCTGGCGCACGCACGCCCAGGCGCGGATCGAGGAGATGGCGGCCGAGGCGGGCGTCCCGGTAGTGAACGCGCTGACGGACGACTTCCACCCGTGCCAGGTGCTGGCCGACCTCCTGACGGTCGCGCAGCACCGTGGCGGGGTGGGGGAGCTGCCCGGGCGGACGCTGACGTACATCGGCGACGGCTCGAACAACATGGCGCACTCGTACCTGCTCGGCGGCGCGACGGCGGGCCTGCACGTGCGGATCGGCACACCGCAGGAGTACGGGCCGGCCGCGGAGGTGCTCGCCGCGGCGCAGGGGGTCGCGGCGGTCACCGGCGGTTCGGTCACCGTGGTGCACGACCGTGCCGAGGCCGTGGCCGGCGCCGACGTGGTCGCCACGGACACGTGGGTGTCGATGGGTCAGGAGGGCGAGTCGCAGCAGCGTCAGCTGCCGTTCGTCCCCTTCCAGCTCGACGCCGCCACGCTGGCCCTGGCCGCACCCGACGCGCTGGTGCTGCACTGCCTGCCGGCCTACCGAGGCAAGGAGGTCACGGCGGAGGTGCTCGACGGGCCCCAGTCGGTGGTGTGGGACGAGGCCGAGAACAGGCTGCACGCCCAGAAGGCGCTGCTGACGTACCTGCTCCAGGGGCACGCATGA
- the argB gene encoding acetylglutamate kinase, with translation MNPTPLPEDAVFDTRTDLRPDQKAEVLIQALPWLRKFSGALVVVKYGGNAMVDDELKRAFAADMVFLRQVGLRPVVVHGGGPQINAMLERLDIASEFRGGLRVTTPEAMDVVRMVLTGQVSRELVGLLNAHGPHAVGLSGEDGGLLQARRRNVVLDGEEIDVGLVGDVVQVNPGAVLDLLDAGRIPVVSTVAPDIEDPTQVLNVNADTAAAALAIALGARKLVILTDVEGLYTDWPDRSSLVRRIRASTLEALLPRLDSGMRPKMEACWRAVRGGVGRAHVIDGRQPHSILVEVFTSDGVGTMVLPDEELPEAPATAPVPVVLA, from the coding sequence ATGAACCCGACCCCGCTCCCCGAGGACGCCGTCTTCGACACGCGCACCGACCTGCGCCCCGACCAGAAGGCCGAGGTGCTGATCCAGGCGCTGCCGTGGCTGCGCAAGTTCAGCGGCGCGCTCGTCGTCGTCAAGTACGGCGGCAACGCGATGGTGGACGACGAGCTCAAGCGCGCCTTCGCCGCGGACATGGTGTTCCTGCGGCAGGTGGGCCTGCGGCCCGTCGTCGTGCACGGCGGAGGGCCGCAGATCAACGCGATGCTCGAGCGGCTGGACATCGCCAGCGAGTTCCGCGGCGGCCTGCGCGTCACCACGCCGGAGGCCATGGACGTCGTCCGCATGGTGCTCACGGGCCAGGTGTCCCGCGAGCTCGTCGGCCTGCTGAACGCCCACGGGCCGCACGCGGTCGGTCTCTCGGGGGAGGACGGCGGGCTGCTGCAGGCCCGGCGGCGCAACGTCGTGCTGGACGGCGAAGAGATCGACGTCGGTCTGGTCGGCGACGTCGTGCAGGTCAACCCCGGCGCGGTGCTCGACCTGCTCGACGCCGGGCGGATCCCCGTCGTGTCCACCGTCGCACCGGACATCGAGGACCCCACCCAGGTGCTCAACGTGAACGCCGACACGGCCGCCGCCGCGCTCGCGATCGCCCTCGGCGCCCGCAAGCTCGTCATCCTCACCGACGTCGAGGGCCTGTACACCGACTGGCCGGACCGCAGCTCCCTGGTCCGGCGCATCCGCGCGAGCACCCTGGAGGCGCTGCTGCCGCGGCTGGACTCGGGGATGCGGCCGAAGATGGAGGCCTGCTGGCGGGCGGTCCGCGGCGGCGTCGGGCGCGCGCACGTCATCGACGGCCGGCAGCCGCACTCGATCCTGGTCGAGGTGTTCACCTCCGACGGCGTCGGCACCATGGTGCTGCCGGACGAGGAGCTGCCGGAGGCACCGGCCACCGCGCCCGTGCCGGTGGTGCTGGCATGA
- the argC gene encoding N-acetyl-gamma-glutamyl-phosphate reductase produces MSFTVAVAGASGYAGGEMLRLLLAHPEARIGTLTAHNNAGSVLAEHHPHLHALADRVLEPTSVEALAGHDVVVLALPHGASGQIAAELEALGSDAVLVDLGADHRLVDAADWEAFYGSPHAGTWPYGLPELIRAEHADTQRTALAGARRIAVPGCNVTAVTLGLQPGVAAGLVDPQDVVAVLAVGYSGAGKALRPHLLAAEALGAAAPYSVAGTHRHIPEIAQNLRSAGAAAVSLSFTPVLVPMSRGILATTTARIAPGVDDAALRAAWEAAYADEPFVRLLPPGRWPTTASVVGSNTAEVQVALDAAAGRVVTVTAIDNLVKGTAGGALQSLNLALGLPEVLGLPLDGVAP; encoded by the coding sequence ATGTCCTTCACCGTCGCCGTCGCCGGCGCGAGCGGGTACGCAGGCGGCGAGATGCTGCGGCTGCTGCTCGCCCACCCCGAGGCCCGGATCGGCACCCTGACGGCGCACAACAACGCCGGCAGCGTGCTCGCTGAGCACCACCCCCACCTGCACGCGCTCGCCGACCGTGTGCTCGAGCCGACCTCCGTGGAGGCGCTCGCCGGTCACGACGTCGTCGTCCTGGCCCTGCCGCACGGTGCGAGCGGCCAGATCGCCGCCGAGCTGGAGGCGCTGGGCTCCGATGCCGTGCTGGTCGACCTCGGTGCCGACCACCGGCTGGTCGACGCCGCCGACTGGGAGGCCTTCTACGGGAGCCCGCACGCCGGCACGTGGCCCTACGGCCTGCCGGAGCTGATCCGCGCGGAGCACGCCGACACGCAGCGGACCGCGCTGGCCGGCGCGCGCCGCATCGCCGTGCCCGGCTGCAACGTCACGGCGGTGACGCTCGGCCTCCAGCCCGGTGTGGCCGCCGGGCTGGTCGACCCGCAGGACGTGGTCGCGGTGCTCGCCGTCGGCTACTCGGGTGCCGGGAAGGCGCTGCGCCCGCACCTGCTCGCCGCCGAGGCGCTCGGCGCGGCCGCGCCCTACTCGGTGGCGGGTACGCACCGGCACATCCCCGAGATCGCGCAGAACCTGCGCTCGGCCGGGGCCGCCGCCGTGTCGCTGTCCTTCACGCCGGTGCTCGTGCCGATGTCTCGTGGCATCCTCGCGACCACGACGGCCCGCATCGCGCCCGGGGTCGACGACGCCGCGCTGCGGGCTGCGTGGGAGGCGGCGTACGCCGACGAGCCCTTCGTCCGGCTGCTGCCGCCTGGCCGCTGGCCGACCACCGCCTCCGTCGTCGGGTCGAACACCGCCGAGGTGCAGGTGGCGCTCGACGCCGCTGCGGGACGTGTCGTCACCGTCACGGCGATCGACAACCTGGTCAAGGGCACCGCCGGTGGTGCGCTGCAGTCGTTGAACCTGGCCCTCGGCCTGCCCGAGGTCCTCGGCCTCCCTCTGGACGGAGTGGCACCGTGA
- a CDS encoding acetylornithine transaminase has protein sequence MTAARHVAVGAGDDALPTATEGGSVAEWTDRYTHAVMDTFGPPQRVLVRGEGAWVWDADGRRYLDLLGGIAVNALGHAHPTLTAAISAQLGTLGHVSNFFASPTQVALAERLLAIAGAPAGSRVFFTNSGTEANEAAVKLTRRHSAGSRPRLLALEGAFHGRSMGALALTHKAAYREPFEPLPPGVEFLPFGDSDALEAAFATDGEKVAALFLEPVQGEAGVRTLPPGYLALARRLTEQNGALLVLDEVQSGMGRTGRWFAFQHPHIGGGVVPDVVTVAKGLGGGFPVGALIAFGEHAAACLGRGQHGTTFGGNPVAAAAALATMGVIERDGLLAHVRELGEWWRAALASTGNPLVGTVRGEGLLIAVELTAPVAAVVAARALEAGFIVNPCTPTTLRLAPPYVLTREQAGTFVDFLAGMPADLGQEAS, from the coding sequence ATGACCGCCGCACGGCACGTGGCGGTCGGCGCCGGCGACGACGCGCTGCCCACCGCCACCGAGGGCGGCTCCGTCGCGGAGTGGACAGATCGGTACACCCACGCCGTGATGGACACGTTCGGACCGCCGCAGCGCGTGCTGGTGCGGGGCGAGGGCGCATGGGTCTGGGACGCGGACGGTCGTCGGTACCTCGACCTCCTCGGCGGCATCGCCGTGAACGCCCTCGGCCACGCGCACCCGACGCTCACCGCGGCGATCAGTGCGCAGCTCGGCACGCTCGGCCACGTCTCCAACTTCTTCGCCAGCCCCACGCAGGTGGCGCTCGCCGAGCGGCTCCTGGCGATAGCCGGTGCGCCCGCCGGCTCGCGCGTGTTCTTCACCAACTCCGGGACCGAGGCGAACGAGGCGGCCGTCAAGCTGACCCGACGGCACTCCGCCGGCTCGCGCCCGCGGCTGCTCGCGCTCGAGGGCGCCTTCCACGGGCGCTCGATGGGTGCCCTGGCGCTGACCCACAAGGCGGCCTACCGGGAGCCGTTCGAGCCGCTGCCCCCGGGCGTGGAGTTCCTGCCCTTCGGCGACTCGGACGCGCTCGAGGCGGCGTTCGCCACGGACGGCGAGAAGGTCGCGGCGCTGTTCCTGGAGCCGGTGCAGGGAGAGGCGGGCGTGCGGACGCTCCCCCCGGGCTACCTCGCACTGGCGCGCCGGCTTACCGAGCAGAACGGTGCTCTCCTGGTGCTCGACGAGGTCCAGTCCGGCATGGGTCGGACGGGCCGGTGGTTCGCCTTCCAGCACCCGCACATCGGCGGCGGCGTCGTGCCCGACGTCGTGACGGTGGCCAAGGGTCTCGGCGGCGGGTTCCCGGTCGGAGCGCTGATCGCGTTCGGCGAGCACGCCGCCGCGTGCCTGGGCCGCGGCCAGCACGGGACGACCTTCGGCGGCAACCCGGTGGCCGCGGCCGCTGCGCTCGCCACCATGGGCGTCATCGAACGCGACGGCCTGCTGGCCCACGTGCGCGAGCTGGGGGAGTGGTGGCGTGCCGCCCTCGCCTCGACCGGGAACCCCCTGGTCGGCACCGTGCGCGGTGAGGGTCTTCTGATCGCCGTCGAGCTGACGGCGCCCGTCGCCGCCGTCGTCGCGGCACGGGCGCTCGAGGCGGGCTTCATCGTCAACCCGTGCACGCCGACCACACTGCGCCTCGCGCCGCCGTACGTGCTCACCCGTGAGCAGGCCGGCACCTTTGTCGACTTCCTCGCCGGCATGCCGGCCGACCTGGGCCAGGAGGCCAGCTGA